In Arachis hypogaea cultivar Tifrunner chromosome 17, arahy.Tifrunner.gnm2.J5K5, whole genome shotgun sequence, a single window of DNA contains:
- the LOC112766437 gene encoding transcription factor E2FC isoform X6 yields MSTSGEDKKSQLKHRFHPHSHSLSQSLAHSILPNPPQLTQTCAISSFNFNNHNHNHTSNHRQLPPTFYNQTQPPIRAENQTTRYTKHATHKPNATVNNCRYDSSLGLLTKKFVCLIEAADYGTLDLNKTAETLEVQKRRIYDITNVLEGIGLIEKTSKNHIRWKGCNGHGAQELDYQLKRLKTEVENLYAEESALDDCIRQKQELIKNLEENENSQRYLFLTNEDILNLPCFQNQELIAIKAPKFSVVEVPDPDQELGFRHYKMTVRSATGPIYIYLLSKKGLKCKSDTIEQVKLIDPSWNGNHCKMRDMILSASKADLKNPEVLTSPGSEAFGIQEITPMEFKMDDDYWFESDAGVTLTDLWVNNNF; encoded by the exons ATGTCAACTTCAGGGGAGGATAAAAAATCCCAATTAAAGCATCGATTCCATCCACATTCTCATTCTCTTTCTCAATCCCTTGCCCATTCCATACTCCCTAACCCACCC CAGTTGACTCAAACATGTGCAATCAGTAGTTTCAACTTCAACAATCATAATCACAATCACACAAGTAATCATCGTCAACTACCTCCTACTTTCTACAATCAAACTCAGCCTCCCATTAGGGCAGAGAATCAAACCACCAGATATACAAAACATGCCACTCACAAACCTAATGCTACTG TTAACAACTGTCGTTATGACAGTTCCTTAG GGTTGTTAACCAAGAAATTTGTCTGCTTGATTGAAGCGGCTGACTATGGTACCTTGGATTTAAATAAAACTGCTGAGACCTTGGAG GTTCAAAAACGAAGAATTTATGATATTACAAATGTTCTCGAAGGAATAGGATTGATAGAGAAGACTTCAAAGAATCATATACGGTGGAA GGGATGTAATGGACATGGAGCCCAAGAACTGGATTATCAACTCAAAAGACTTAAG ACTGAAGTTGAAAATCTGTACGCTGAAGAATCTGCACTCGACGATTGTATAAG GCAAAAGCAAGAGCTAATAAAAAACCTGGAGGAAAATGAAAACTCTCAAAG GTACCTTTTCTTGACAAATGAAGATATTCTTAACCTTCCATGCTTCCAG AACCAAGAGCTTATTGCAATCAAGGCTCCAAAATTTAGTGTTGTAGAGGTTCCCGATCCTGATCAG GAGTTAGGTTTCCGGCATTACAAAATGACTGTTAGAAGTGCAACtggaccaatatatatatatctattgaG CAAGAAAGGTCTTAAGTGTAAGAGTGATACTATCGAGCAGGTTAAGCTAATAGATCCATCATGGAATGGTAATCACTGCAAAATGAGGGACATGATATTATCAGCAAGCAAGGCTGATCTAAAAAATCCTGAGGTTTTAACATCCCCGGGCTCAGAGGCATTTGGAATCCAAGAAATTACTCCTATGGAATTTAAA ATGGATGATGACTATTGGTTTGAATCAGATGCTGGAGTGACCCTAACAGATTTGTGGGTTAACAATAACTTCTAA
- the LOC112766437 gene encoding transcription factor E2FC isoform X3 encodes MSTSGEDKKSQLKHRFHPHSHSLSQSLAHSILPNPPQLTQTCAISSFNFNNHNHNHTSNHRQLPPTFYNQTQPPIRAENQTTRYTKHATHKPNATAPHLAAVNNCRYDSSLGLLTKKFVCLIEAADYGTLDLNKTAETLEVQKRRIYDITNVLEGIGLIEKTSKNHIRWKGCNGHGAQELDYQLKRLKTEVENLYAEESALDDCIRQKQELIKNLEENENSQRYLFLTNEDILNLPCFQNQELIAIKAPKFSVVEVPDPDQELGFRHYKMTVRSATGPIYIYLLSKKGLKCKSDTIEQVKLIDPSWNGNHCKMRDMILSASKADLKNPEVLTSPGSEAFGIQEITPMEFKMDDDYWFESDAGVTLTDLWVNNNF; translated from the exons ATGTCAACTTCAGGGGAGGATAAAAAATCCCAATTAAAGCATCGATTCCATCCACATTCTCATTCTCTTTCTCAATCCCTTGCCCATTCCATACTCCCTAACCCACCC CAGTTGACTCAAACATGTGCAATCAGTAGTTTCAACTTCAACAATCATAATCACAATCACACAAGTAATCATCGTCAACTACCTCCTACTTTCTACAATCAAACTCAGCCTCCCATTAGGGCAGAGAATCAAACCACCAGATATACAAAACATGCCACTCACAAACCTAATGCTACTG CTCCTCATTTGGCTGCAGTTAACAACTGTCGTTATGACAGTTCCTTAG GGTTGTTAACCAAGAAATTTGTCTGCTTGATTGAAGCGGCTGACTATGGTACCTTGGATTTAAATAAAACTGCTGAGACCTTGGAG GTTCAAAAACGAAGAATTTATGATATTACAAATGTTCTCGAAGGAATAGGATTGATAGAGAAGACTTCAAAGAATCATATACGGTGGAA GGGATGTAATGGACATGGAGCCCAAGAACTGGATTATCAACTCAAAAGACTTAAG ACTGAAGTTGAAAATCTGTACGCTGAAGAATCTGCACTCGACGATTGTATAAG GCAAAAGCAAGAGCTAATAAAAAACCTGGAGGAAAATGAAAACTCTCAAAG GTACCTTTTCTTGACAAATGAAGATATTCTTAACCTTCCATGCTTCCAG AACCAAGAGCTTATTGCAATCAAGGCTCCAAAATTTAGTGTTGTAGAGGTTCCCGATCCTGATCAG GAGTTAGGTTTCCGGCATTACAAAATGACTGTTAGAAGTGCAACtggaccaatatatatatatctattgaG CAAGAAAGGTCTTAAGTGTAAGAGTGATACTATCGAGCAGGTTAAGCTAATAGATCCATCATGGAATGGTAATCACTGCAAAATGAGGGACATGATATTATCAGCAAGCAAGGCTGATCTAAAAAATCCTGAGGTTTTAACATCCCCGGGCTCAGAGGCATTTGGAATCCAAGAAATTACTCCTATGGAATTTAAA ATGGATGATGACTATTGGTTTGAATCAGATGCTGGAGTGACCCTAACAGATTTGTGGGTTAACAATAACTTCTAA
- the LOC112766437 gene encoding transcription factor E2FC isoform X8, which yields MSTSGEDKKSQLKHRFHPHSHSLSQSLAHSILPNPPLTQTCAISSFNFNNHNHNHTSNHRQLPPTFYNQTQPPIRAENQTTRYTKHATHKPNATEAPHLAAVNNCRYDSSLGLLTKKFVCLIEAADYGTLDLNKTAETLEVQKRRIYDITNVLEGIGLIEKTSKNHIRWKGCNGHGAQELDYQLKRLKTEVENLYAEESALDDCIRQKQELIKNLEENENSQRLQNQELIAIKAPKFSVVEVPDPDQELGFRHYKMTVRSATGPIYIYLLSKKGLKCKSDTIEQVKLIDPSWNGNHCKMRDMILSASKADLKNPEVLTSPGSEAFGIQEITPMEFKMDDDYWFESDAGVTLTDLWVNNNF from the exons ATGTCAACTTCAGGGGAGGATAAAAAATCCCAATTAAAGCATCGATTCCATCCACATTCTCATTCTCTTTCTCAATCCCTTGCCCATTCCATACTCCCTAACCCACCC TTGACTCAAACATGTGCAATCAGTAGTTTCAACTTCAACAATCATAATCACAATCACACAAGTAATCATCGTCAACTACCTCCTACTTTCTACAATCAAACTCAGCCTCCCATTAGGGCAGAGAATCAAACCACCAGATATACAAAACATGCCACTCACAAACCTAATGCTACTG AAGCTCCTCATTTGGCTGCAGTTAACAACTGTCGTTATGACAGTTCCTTAG GGTTGTTAACCAAGAAATTTGTCTGCTTGATTGAAGCGGCTGACTATGGTACCTTGGATTTAAATAAAACTGCTGAGACCTTGGAG GTTCAAAAACGAAGAATTTATGATATTACAAATGTTCTCGAAGGAATAGGATTGATAGAGAAGACTTCAAAGAATCATATACGGTGGAA GGGATGTAATGGACATGGAGCCCAAGAACTGGATTATCAACTCAAAAGACTTAAG ACTGAAGTTGAAAATCTGTACGCTGAAGAATCTGCACTCGACGATTGTATAAG GCAAAAGCAAGAGCTAATAAAAAACCTGGAGGAAAATGAAAACTCTCAAAG ATTACAGAACCAAGAGCTTATTGCAATCAAGGCTCCAAAATTTAGTGTTGTAGAGGTTCCCGATCCTGATCAG GAGTTAGGTTTCCGGCATTACAAAATGACTGTTAGAAGTGCAACtggaccaatatatatatatctattgaG CAAGAAAGGTCTTAAGTGTAAGAGTGATACTATCGAGCAGGTTAAGCTAATAGATCCATCATGGAATGGTAATCACTGCAAAATGAGGGACATGATATTATCAGCAAGCAAGGCTGATCTAAAAAATCCTGAGGTTTTAACATCCCCGGGCTCAGAGGCATTTGGAATCCAAGAAATTACTCCTATGGAATTTAAA ATGGATGATGACTATTGGTTTGAATCAGATGCTGGAGTGACCCTAACAGATTTGTGGGTTAACAATAACTTCTAA
- the LOC112766153 gene encoding putative HVA22-like protein g — translation MIGSFITRSLVMAFGYAYPAYECYKAVEKNKPEIEQLRFWCQYWILVALLTVFERIGDTFISWVPMYSEAKLAFFIYLWYPKTKGTTYVYDSFFRPYVAKHETEIDRNLSELKTRAADVAVLYWQRAASYGQTRIVDILQYVAAQSTPAPPPAQQRPGARVRQTAPANHQPAAATEIQAEDPPSPTSRSSLSQQQKEVAEMSSSQVPKAVFSAAGISTQNPTPQSINQSAAPAETEPMQINAANESENPSAEETVMEESIRVTRGRLRKNRSTAMP, via the exons ATGATAGGATCCTTTATTACCCGGTCACTTGT AATGGCTTTTGGCTATGCCTACCCAGCCTATGAATGCTATAAAGCAGTTGAGAAGAATAAACCAGAAATTGAACAACTTCGCTTTTGGTGCCAATATTG GATTTTGGTCGCTCTTTTGACAGTTTTTGAGAGAATTGGTGATACTTTTATATCATG GGTCCCAATGTACAGTGAAGCTAAGTTGGCGTTTTTCATATACCTGTGGTACCCTAAAACAAAG GGGACAACATATGTATATGATTCCTTCTTTAGACCATATGTTGCAAAACATGAGACAGAAATCGATCGCAACTTGTCAGAACTAAAGACAAGGGCTGCAGATGTAGCAGTTTTGTATTGGCAAAGAGCTGCTAGTTATGGCCAGACTAGAATAGTTGACATTCTGCAGTATGTTGCTGCGCAATCAACGCCAGCACCTCCCCCTGCTCAG CAACGACCAGGTGCAAGGGTCCGTCAAACTGCACCAGCTAATCATCAACCAGCTGCTGCAACAGAAATACAGGCTGAGGATCCTCCTTCTCCTACTTCCCGATCATCTTTAAGTCAGCAACAGAAGGAAGTAGCAGAGATGAGTTCTTCACAAGTGCCTAAAGCAGTTTTCTCTGCAGCAGGCATAAGTACCCAGAATCCTACGCCCCAGTCGATCAACCAATCAGCAGCACCTGCAGAGACAGAGCCAATGCAGATTAATGCAGCAAATGAAAGTGAGAATCCTTCTGCAGAAGAGACAGTAATGGAAGAAAGCATTAGGGTTACGCGTGGCAGATTAAGAAAAAATCGATCTACTGCAATGCCTTAA
- the LOC112766437 gene encoding transcription factor E2FC isoform X2: MSTSGEDKKSQLKHRFHPHSHSLSQSLAHSILPNPPLTQTCAISSFNFNNHNHNHTSNHRQLPPTFYNQTQPPIRAENQTTRYTKHATHKPNATEAPHLAAVNNCRYDSSLGLLTKKFVCLIEAADYGTLDLNKTAETLEVQKRRIYDITNVLEGIGLIEKTSKNHIRWKGCNGHGAQELDYQLKRLKTEVENLYAEESALDDCIRQKQELIKNLEENENSQRYLFLTNEDILNLPCFQNQELIAIKAPKFSVVEVPDPDQELGFRHYKMTVRSATGPIYIYLLSKKGLKCKSDTIEQVKLIDPSWNGNHCKMRDMILSASKADLKNPEVLTSPGSEAFGIQEITPMEFKMDDDYWFESDAGVTLTDLWVNNNF, encoded by the exons ATGTCAACTTCAGGGGAGGATAAAAAATCCCAATTAAAGCATCGATTCCATCCACATTCTCATTCTCTTTCTCAATCCCTTGCCCATTCCATACTCCCTAACCCACCC TTGACTCAAACATGTGCAATCAGTAGTTTCAACTTCAACAATCATAATCACAATCACACAAGTAATCATCGTCAACTACCTCCTACTTTCTACAATCAAACTCAGCCTCCCATTAGGGCAGAGAATCAAACCACCAGATATACAAAACATGCCACTCACAAACCTAATGCTACTG AAGCTCCTCATTTGGCTGCAGTTAACAACTGTCGTTATGACAGTTCCTTAG GGTTGTTAACCAAGAAATTTGTCTGCTTGATTGAAGCGGCTGACTATGGTACCTTGGATTTAAATAAAACTGCTGAGACCTTGGAG GTTCAAAAACGAAGAATTTATGATATTACAAATGTTCTCGAAGGAATAGGATTGATAGAGAAGACTTCAAAGAATCATATACGGTGGAA GGGATGTAATGGACATGGAGCCCAAGAACTGGATTATCAACTCAAAAGACTTAAG ACTGAAGTTGAAAATCTGTACGCTGAAGAATCTGCACTCGACGATTGTATAAG GCAAAAGCAAGAGCTAATAAAAAACCTGGAGGAAAATGAAAACTCTCAAAG GTACCTTTTCTTGACAAATGAAGATATTCTTAACCTTCCATGCTTCCAG AACCAAGAGCTTATTGCAATCAAGGCTCCAAAATTTAGTGTTGTAGAGGTTCCCGATCCTGATCAG GAGTTAGGTTTCCGGCATTACAAAATGACTGTTAGAAGTGCAACtggaccaatatatatatatctattgaG CAAGAAAGGTCTTAAGTGTAAGAGTGATACTATCGAGCAGGTTAAGCTAATAGATCCATCATGGAATGGTAATCACTGCAAAATGAGGGACATGATATTATCAGCAAGCAAGGCTGATCTAAAAAATCCTGAGGTTTTAACATCCCCGGGCTCAGAGGCATTTGGAATCCAAGAAATTACTCCTATGGAATTTAAA ATGGATGATGACTATTGGTTTGAATCAGATGCTGGAGTGACCCTAACAGATTTGTGGGTTAACAATAACTTCTAA
- the LOC112766437 gene encoding transcription factor E2FC isoform X4, which yields MSTSGEDKKSQLKHRFHPHSHSLSQSLAHSILPNPPLTQTCAISSFNFNNHNHNHTSNHRQLPPTFYNQTQPPIRAENQTTRYTKHATHKPNATAPHLAAVNNCRYDSSLGLLTKKFVCLIEAADYGTLDLNKTAETLEVQKRRIYDITNVLEGIGLIEKTSKNHIRWKGCNGHGAQELDYQLKRLKTEVENLYAEESALDDCIRQKQELIKNLEENENSQRYLFLTNEDILNLPCFQNQELIAIKAPKFSVVEVPDPDQELGFRHYKMTVRSATGPIYIYLLSKKGLKCKSDTIEQVKLIDPSWNGNHCKMRDMILSASKADLKNPEVLTSPGSEAFGIQEITPMEFKMDDDYWFESDAGVTLTDLWVNNNF from the exons ATGTCAACTTCAGGGGAGGATAAAAAATCCCAATTAAAGCATCGATTCCATCCACATTCTCATTCTCTTTCTCAATCCCTTGCCCATTCCATACTCCCTAACCCACCC TTGACTCAAACATGTGCAATCAGTAGTTTCAACTTCAACAATCATAATCACAATCACACAAGTAATCATCGTCAACTACCTCCTACTTTCTACAATCAAACTCAGCCTCCCATTAGGGCAGAGAATCAAACCACCAGATATACAAAACATGCCACTCACAAACCTAATGCTACTG CTCCTCATTTGGCTGCAGTTAACAACTGTCGTTATGACAGTTCCTTAG GGTTGTTAACCAAGAAATTTGTCTGCTTGATTGAAGCGGCTGACTATGGTACCTTGGATTTAAATAAAACTGCTGAGACCTTGGAG GTTCAAAAACGAAGAATTTATGATATTACAAATGTTCTCGAAGGAATAGGATTGATAGAGAAGACTTCAAAGAATCATATACGGTGGAA GGGATGTAATGGACATGGAGCCCAAGAACTGGATTATCAACTCAAAAGACTTAAG ACTGAAGTTGAAAATCTGTACGCTGAAGAATCTGCACTCGACGATTGTATAAG GCAAAAGCAAGAGCTAATAAAAAACCTGGAGGAAAATGAAAACTCTCAAAG GTACCTTTTCTTGACAAATGAAGATATTCTTAACCTTCCATGCTTCCAG AACCAAGAGCTTATTGCAATCAAGGCTCCAAAATTTAGTGTTGTAGAGGTTCCCGATCCTGATCAG GAGTTAGGTTTCCGGCATTACAAAATGACTGTTAGAAGTGCAACtggaccaatatatatatatctattgaG CAAGAAAGGTCTTAAGTGTAAGAGTGATACTATCGAGCAGGTTAAGCTAATAGATCCATCATGGAATGGTAATCACTGCAAAATGAGGGACATGATATTATCAGCAAGCAAGGCTGATCTAAAAAATCCTGAGGTTTTAACATCCCCGGGCTCAGAGGCATTTGGAATCCAAGAAATTACTCCTATGGAATTTAAA ATGGATGATGACTATTGGTTTGAATCAGATGCTGGAGTGACCCTAACAGATTTGTGGGTTAACAATAACTTCTAA
- the LOC112765890 gene encoding probable diphthine methyl ester synthase, whose product MLFIIGLGLGDERDITLRGLEAVKSCEKVYMESYTSLLSFGLDSHGLSNLEKLYGKTITLADREMVEEKAHHILEEARHSHVAFLVVGDPFGATTHTDLVVRAKKMGIHVQSVHNASVMNAIGICGLQLYRYGETVSIPFFTGSWRPDSFYEKIHSNRTMGLHTLCLLDIRVKEPTLESLARGRKTYEPPRYMTINTAIEQLLEVVQERQQPAYTEDTQCVGFARLGSDDQMIIAGTMKQLQMVDFGAPLHCLVITGNTHPLEEEMLEFYRCRT is encoded by the exons atgctGTTCATAATTGGATTAGGATTGGGAGATGAGAGAGACATAACGTTGAGGGGGTTGGAAGCAGTGAAGAGCTGCGAAAAGGTTTACATGGAATCCTACACTTCCCTCCTCTCATTTGGGCTCGACTCTCATGGCCTCTCCAACCTGGAAAAGCTGTATGGGAAAACTATAACTCTAGCAGACAGAGAGATGGTGGAAGAGAAAGCCCATCACATTCTTGAAGAAGCTCGCCACTCCCATGTTGCCTTCCTCGTTGTTGGGGACCCTTTTGGGGCCACGACCCACACTGACCTTGTTGTTAGAGCTAAGAAGATGGGGATTCATGTCCAGAGTGTGCACAATGCCTCTGTCATGAATGCTATTGGCATCTGCGGTCTCCAACTCTATCGCTATGGCGAAACTGTTTCCATTCCGTTCTTCACTGGCTCTTGGAGGCCCGATAGCTTCTATGAAAAGATTCACAGTAATCGAACCATGGGACTCCACACACTTTGCTTGTTAg ATATTCGTGTAAAGGAGCCCACCCTCGAATCTCTGGCAAG aggAAGAAAAACCTATGAACCCCCCAGATATATGACCATAAACACAGCCATTGAGCAGCTCTTGGAGGTTGTGCAAGAGCGCCAACAACCTG CCTACACTGAAGATACCCAGTGTGTTGGGTTTGCTCGGCTAGGAAGTGACGATCAGATGATTATAGCTGGAACAATGAAGCAGCTGCAGATGGTTGATTTTGGAGCCCCTTTACACTGCCTTGTCATAACAGGCAATACCCATCCATTAGAGGAAGAAATGCTCGAGTTTTACAGATGTAGGACCTAG
- the LOC112766437 gene encoding transcription factor E2FC isoform X5, whose protein sequence is MSTSGEDKKSQLKHRFHPHSHSLSQSLAHSILPNPPQLTQTCAISSFNFNNHNHNHTSNHRQLPPTFYNQTQPPIRAENQTTRYTKHATHKPNATEAPHLAAVNNCRYDSSLGLLTKKFVCLIEAADYGTLDLNKTAETLEVQKRRIYDITNVLEGIGLIEKTSKNHIRGCNGHGAQELDYQLKRLKTEVENLYAEESALDDCIRQKQELIKNLEENENSQRYLFLTNEDILNLPCFQNQELIAIKAPKFSVVEVPDPDQELGFRHYKMTVRSATGPIYIYLLSKKGLKCKSDTIEQVKLIDPSWNGNHCKMRDMILSASKADLKNPEVLTSPGSEAFGIQEITPMEFKMDDDYWFESDAGVTLTDLWVNNNF, encoded by the exons ATGTCAACTTCAGGGGAGGATAAAAAATCCCAATTAAAGCATCGATTCCATCCACATTCTCATTCTCTTTCTCAATCCCTTGCCCATTCCATACTCCCTAACCCACCC CAGTTGACTCAAACATGTGCAATCAGTAGTTTCAACTTCAACAATCATAATCACAATCACACAAGTAATCATCGTCAACTACCTCCTACTTTCTACAATCAAACTCAGCCTCCCATTAGGGCAGAGAATCAAACCACCAGATATACAAAACATGCCACTCACAAACCTAATGCTACTG AAGCTCCTCATTTGGCTGCAGTTAACAACTGTCGTTATGACAGTTCCTTAG GGTTGTTAACCAAGAAATTTGTCTGCTTGATTGAAGCGGCTGACTATGGTACCTTGGATTTAAATAAAACTGCTGAGACCTTGGAG GTTCAAAAACGAAGAATTTATGATATTACAAATGTTCTCGAAGGAATAGGATTGATAGAGAAGACTTCAAAGAATCATATACG GGGATGTAATGGACATGGAGCCCAAGAACTGGATTATCAACTCAAAAGACTTAAG ACTGAAGTTGAAAATCTGTACGCTGAAGAATCTGCACTCGACGATTGTATAAG GCAAAAGCAAGAGCTAATAAAAAACCTGGAGGAAAATGAAAACTCTCAAAG GTACCTTTTCTTGACAAATGAAGATATTCTTAACCTTCCATGCTTCCAG AACCAAGAGCTTATTGCAATCAAGGCTCCAAAATTTAGTGTTGTAGAGGTTCCCGATCCTGATCAG GAGTTAGGTTTCCGGCATTACAAAATGACTGTTAGAAGTGCAACtggaccaatatatatatatctattgaG CAAGAAAGGTCTTAAGTGTAAGAGTGATACTATCGAGCAGGTTAAGCTAATAGATCCATCATGGAATGGTAATCACTGCAAAATGAGGGACATGATATTATCAGCAAGCAAGGCTGATCTAAAAAATCCTGAGGTTTTAACATCCCCGGGCTCAGAGGCATTTGGAATCCAAGAAATTACTCCTATGGAATTTAAA ATGGATGATGACTATTGGTTTGAATCAGATGCTGGAGTGACCCTAACAGATTTGTGGGTTAACAATAACTTCTAA
- the LOC112766437 gene encoding transcription factor E2FC isoform X1, whose product MSTSGEDKKSQLKHRFHPHSHSLSQSLAHSILPNPPQLTQTCAISSFNFNNHNHNHTSNHRQLPPTFYNQTQPPIRAENQTTRYTKHATHKPNATEAPHLAAVNNCRYDSSLGLLTKKFVCLIEAADYGTLDLNKTAETLEVQKRRIYDITNVLEGIGLIEKTSKNHIRWKGCNGHGAQELDYQLKRLKTEVENLYAEESALDDCIRQKQELIKNLEENENSQRYLFLTNEDILNLPCFQNQELIAIKAPKFSVVEVPDPDQELGFRHYKMTVRSATGPIYIYLLSKKGLKCKSDTIEQVKLIDPSWNGNHCKMRDMILSASKADLKNPEVLTSPGSEAFGIQEITPMEFKMDDDYWFESDAGVTLTDLWVNNNF is encoded by the exons ATGTCAACTTCAGGGGAGGATAAAAAATCCCAATTAAAGCATCGATTCCATCCACATTCTCATTCTCTTTCTCAATCCCTTGCCCATTCCATACTCCCTAACCCACCC CAGTTGACTCAAACATGTGCAATCAGTAGTTTCAACTTCAACAATCATAATCACAATCACACAAGTAATCATCGTCAACTACCTCCTACTTTCTACAATCAAACTCAGCCTCCCATTAGGGCAGAGAATCAAACCACCAGATATACAAAACATGCCACTCACAAACCTAATGCTACTG AAGCTCCTCATTTGGCTGCAGTTAACAACTGTCGTTATGACAGTTCCTTAG GGTTGTTAACCAAGAAATTTGTCTGCTTGATTGAAGCGGCTGACTATGGTACCTTGGATTTAAATAAAACTGCTGAGACCTTGGAG GTTCAAAAACGAAGAATTTATGATATTACAAATGTTCTCGAAGGAATAGGATTGATAGAGAAGACTTCAAAGAATCATATACGGTGGAA GGGATGTAATGGACATGGAGCCCAAGAACTGGATTATCAACTCAAAAGACTTAAG ACTGAAGTTGAAAATCTGTACGCTGAAGAATCTGCACTCGACGATTGTATAAG GCAAAAGCAAGAGCTAATAAAAAACCTGGAGGAAAATGAAAACTCTCAAAG GTACCTTTTCTTGACAAATGAAGATATTCTTAACCTTCCATGCTTCCAG AACCAAGAGCTTATTGCAATCAAGGCTCCAAAATTTAGTGTTGTAGAGGTTCCCGATCCTGATCAG GAGTTAGGTTTCCGGCATTACAAAATGACTGTTAGAAGTGCAACtggaccaatatatatatatctattgaG CAAGAAAGGTCTTAAGTGTAAGAGTGATACTATCGAGCAGGTTAAGCTAATAGATCCATCATGGAATGGTAATCACTGCAAAATGAGGGACATGATATTATCAGCAAGCAAGGCTGATCTAAAAAATCCTGAGGTTTTAACATCCCCGGGCTCAGAGGCATTTGGAATCCAAGAAATTACTCCTATGGAATTTAAA ATGGATGATGACTATTGGTTTGAATCAGATGCTGGAGTGACCCTAACAGATTTGTGGGTTAACAATAACTTCTAA
- the LOC112766437 gene encoding transcription factor E2FC isoform X7, giving the protein MSTSGEDKKSQLKHRFHPHSHSLSQSLAHSILPNPPQLTQTCAISSFNFNNHNHNHTSNHRQLPPTFYNQTQPPIRAENQTTRYTKHATHKPNATEAPHLAAVNNCRYDSSLGLLTKKFVCLIEAADYGTLDLNKTAETLEVQKRRIYDITNVLEGIGLIEKTSKNHIRWKGCNGHGAQELDYQLKRLKTEVENLYAEESALDDCIRQKQELIKNLEENENSQRLQNQELIAIKAPKFSVVEVPDPDQELGFRHYKMTVRSATGPIYIYLLSKKGLKCKSDTIEQVKLIDPSWNGNHCKMRDMILSASKADLKNPEVLTSPGSEAFGIQEITPMEFKMDDDYWFESDAGVTLTDLWVNNNF; this is encoded by the exons ATGTCAACTTCAGGGGAGGATAAAAAATCCCAATTAAAGCATCGATTCCATCCACATTCTCATTCTCTTTCTCAATCCCTTGCCCATTCCATACTCCCTAACCCACCC CAGTTGACTCAAACATGTGCAATCAGTAGTTTCAACTTCAACAATCATAATCACAATCACACAAGTAATCATCGTCAACTACCTCCTACTTTCTACAATCAAACTCAGCCTCCCATTAGGGCAGAGAATCAAACCACCAGATATACAAAACATGCCACTCACAAACCTAATGCTACTG AAGCTCCTCATTTGGCTGCAGTTAACAACTGTCGTTATGACAGTTCCTTAG GGTTGTTAACCAAGAAATTTGTCTGCTTGATTGAAGCGGCTGACTATGGTACCTTGGATTTAAATAAAACTGCTGAGACCTTGGAG GTTCAAAAACGAAGAATTTATGATATTACAAATGTTCTCGAAGGAATAGGATTGATAGAGAAGACTTCAAAGAATCATATACGGTGGAA GGGATGTAATGGACATGGAGCCCAAGAACTGGATTATCAACTCAAAAGACTTAAG ACTGAAGTTGAAAATCTGTACGCTGAAGAATCTGCACTCGACGATTGTATAAG GCAAAAGCAAGAGCTAATAAAAAACCTGGAGGAAAATGAAAACTCTCAAAG ATTACAGAACCAAGAGCTTATTGCAATCAAGGCTCCAAAATTTAGTGTTGTAGAGGTTCCCGATCCTGATCAG GAGTTAGGTTTCCGGCATTACAAAATGACTGTTAGAAGTGCAACtggaccaatatatatatatctattgaG CAAGAAAGGTCTTAAGTGTAAGAGTGATACTATCGAGCAGGTTAAGCTAATAGATCCATCATGGAATGGTAATCACTGCAAAATGAGGGACATGATATTATCAGCAAGCAAGGCTGATCTAAAAAATCCTGAGGTTTTAACATCCCCGGGCTCAGAGGCATTTGGAATCCAAGAAATTACTCCTATGGAATTTAAA ATGGATGATGACTATTGGTTTGAATCAGATGCTGGAGTGACCCTAACAGATTTGTGGGTTAACAATAACTTCTAA